Part of the Brevinematales bacterium genome is shown below.
ATTGAATACGATATACTCGATGACCAGCGCTTCCATCTTATGGTCTTCGTGTATCTTGATGGATACTTTTTCAGGAATTTGCATAAACTGGATAGCCGAACCGTCGGTGATCTTTCCGCTATAGGTCTTCAATTCCCCATAAGGCGTCAGCTTGCCGGATAATTCGCCCACGATATCGATCATCATCATATTCCCGCGAAATTCCTTCGGCGACTTCTTATACTTATCTGAGAACGGTATGGTATGACTAACTTTCATAAACGCCCCGAAAAATAAATAACATTACCTTTATTATATTCGGCATTTTTCGCTTCAAATCTGAAATCCTTCCATAACATACCTATATTATGCAAGCATATTGACGTTTCCGCCCATCCGGTTATCGACCAGCGAGGAGCGCGGCACATTCTGGAGTATCCCAGATGCGGGCGCTTTCGCTACCCCCTCGGCGATCTGGGAGGCGGCGCGAACCTGCGCGGGTCCTGCTTCGGGGCGCACATGCTGCGGCGATACATTCATATTAATAGGCGCGAACATATTCCCTCCTTGAAAATTCCTTCATCCGTCAACGATATTGTAATTAAGCGGAATAGAAAAATCAAGACTTTATTCATTTATATTACAATTTCCCATACTTTTTCTATTATATAGTCCATAATCTCCGTTCCCCGCCGCGTCAGCCGGATATTCCTATCCCGCGATTCCACCCATTCCGACAACTCCCTCAAACCCGCATCCGGTATATCCGCCCCGGACAGCGCTTTCAGTTTATCCCTGTCCAGCCCTTCCGTCTTCCGCAGGCCGAGCATAATCAGTTCGCGCGCGATTGTGCTCTTATCGAGCGCTTCGCTCATGCCCCGGGGAAATTCTCCCCTGTCGAGCCGCGCGATATATTCGTCCAAATCCCGGGTATTGGTATATCGCCTCGGGATACCGTCCGCGCCCGGCAGGAAACCCGACGCTCCCAATCCCGCGCCGGCATAATATCCGTAGTCCCAGTAATTGGAATTATGGCGGCTTTCATATCCCCGCCACGCGTAGTTCGAGATTTCATAACGGCGGTATCCGCGCTGTTCGAGATATTCCGCCGCGCGCCAGTACTGTTCCATATACTCGTCGTCGGACAACGGGACATAAGCCCCATCAAGCGGTGTGCCCTCCTCGATAGTCAGGTGGTATGCCGAGATATGCTCCGGCTCCATCGAGGCGATTTCCGCGAGCGTCCCGTCCATATCGTCCCCGCGTATCGCGAGTATCATATCGAGCGAAATATTCCGGAAACCCGCGCCCCGGAGTATCCGATACGCCGCGCGGTTCTGCTCAGGTGTGTTCCTGCGCCCGAGGAAACGCAGGGTGTCCGCGCCCATCGACTGGAATCCCATACTGACGCGGTTTATCCCGCGCGCGCGCCAGTATTCCGCCAATCCGGGGGTGATATCGTCGGGATTTGCTTCTATAGTATATTCCGCGCCGGGCGCAGGTAATCCTTCCAGCAGGCGGAATATCCCGTCCATATCGTCAACGGATGGGTACGACGGGGTGCCGCCCCCGATATAGATCGTATCGAAAACGGGATAATCCGTGGTATAAAGGGAGATTTCTTTCTCAAGCGCGCGGAAATAACGGGAGACCCGTTCGCCGCCGTCCGGCGGAAAGGACAAAAAATCGCAGTAAACGCACTTCGACTTACAGAACGGGATATGGACGTAAAGGGCGCGGACGGGAAGCATCATCCCAGAAGGTCGGAATAATCGTCCTGGGGCTGGCCGGGAGTCTGAGCGGCATGTTTCTTCTGCCGCATCGACTGAATCCTGACCTTCATCGGCAGCCAGAGCGTATTATACGCCTCGGCTAGCTCGAAAACTTCCTCGTTTTTATAGGGCTTCTTGGACTTTACCGTGAAGTTATAATCATCCTCGATCATCCCGCGCTTCATTACATAAATCGGATCGCTGACATTCTGCGCGAAATGACGCCCGTAGAGCAGGCTGATCAAAAGTACGTTCGCGATCGCTACAAATGTAAATGTGAGCGAGACTCTCGCCTCGATTATGGGGTTTTCGCCGAGGTCGACGAACCCGATCGACGTCAGGAACATGAACACCGCGACGCTGCAAGTTACCACGAGCGCGGACACGGAGGATACATGGTGCTGGCTCATCTTGGACATCACGTTCTCGATCTTGCCGAATATTTTCAGGACGCGCAGGAGCCGCAGGATACGCGATACGCGGATCGCCTTGATAATTTTGAGGTTGCCGACGAAGCGGTTGCCCTTGATCGCGATCACCCCGTTAAACGCATACTCGTAGAACGCGGGACCCGAAAGGAGCGCCAGAAGCGGCACCGACGCCAGCAGATCGATCCAGCCGCGTTCGTAGAAAAAGTACATCACGAAACGTTTATGCGCAAGCGCGTAGATCGCCCGGCTGATGAATTCCAGCGTGAATACCGCGTCGAACGCGAACCCGATGATGATCATCCAAAGGTCCCAATCCTTCGCCCAGTTATAGGTAGCGCTCCACGCCCCGATAACGGCGAAGTCGTCGGTAATAATCTGTACGATAGATAAAAGAATAATGACGAGCAGGGTATTATCTATGATTTTTCCAAACGTTTTCATCACAGATCCTCTTCAATGGTTATTTTATATAATTCGTCGACGGTGTTGAGATCGTAGGAATAGAACTTGTAGTTCACGCGCGCCACATTGAGCCAGCTCGCCTCGAAACTTTCAGCGCCCCTGTCCTTTTTCACCTTTTTCCACTGGAGAGCCATATTATAGACGATTTTCAGCATTTTCGACGTATAAGTCGTATTTTCCGCTTCCTCGGCAAAGTAATAGACCTTCAGGATAATATCGAGGAAATACGGCGAGATATTCGGGAAACCGGTCATAATAATTTCCTTCAGCTTCGCGAGGAAATTTTTCCGCAGCGCGTCGTTGGACTCGGTTTCGGGATAGGACACCGTCTTATTCGCCGGGCCGCCGTATCCGGGCATCACCATATTGATCGGCATCATAATATCGTAGATCGGCAGGATAAACATCGCGGTATACAGGAAATCCACCGCTTCCTCGGGTTTGGCGAACCCGATCTTATCGAACTTACTCAACCCGTTACTGACATAACGGCGGTTATTATACACCGCGGTGATGAACGGGAATATGACATTATTTTTCATAAAAGTCAGGATATTGCTGTAGTGCATGCGGGAGGTATATCTCGACGAGAGTTTCCCCGCGAAATCGATCAACTGCTGACGGAAAAGCTCGTTAGATATCATAAAATCCGTGTATTTCTGCTTCCACTCCATCTGGAGGGAATCGATCGTTATTTTAAGCTGTTCGCGGACTGAGTCGGTAATCGCCTCGCCCAGAACCTTCGCCAATTCGGACTTGATATCCGGCCACACCATATCGGGATAAAAATCCGGCGAGGAAAATGTGATGCTGAGTTTGCCCTCGTTCTGGTTGATAAACGCGAGTACGTGCTCTTCCTTCTCATGCGGCGCCAGGTTTTTTATCGCACCGCTGTTAATTAGTTGTTCTACAAAACTTCGTAGTTTTTCGGTATTCATCGCCCATCCTTTTTAGCTGACACTCATTATAGAATTTATCGGTATTTTTACGCAAATTTCTTTAGGGCATATGTAATAAGATGCGATTATCGCTTATAATAAAACGTCCGTCGAACGTAATTTAAGACTGTTTTTATCGCGATGCTATAATTATCAGGCGTATTCCGTAATAACCCTTAATGATTCGCGGCCTTATTCCCCGTCAGAAGCGGTACTTTATATATACGGCATCGATTGATTGACATTTCCGTGATAAAAACG
Proteins encoded:
- the hemW gene encoding radical SAM family heme chaperone HemW, which produces MLPVRALYVHIPFCKSKCVYCDFLSFPPDGGERVSRYFRALEKEISLYTTDYPVFDTIYIGGGTPSYPSVDDMDGIFRLLEGLPAPGAEYTIEANPDDITPGLAEYWRARGINRVSMGFQSMGADTLRFLGRRNTPEQNRAAYRILRGAGFRNISLDMILAIRGDDMDGTLAEIASMEPEHISAYHLTIEEGTPLDGAYVPLSDDEYMEQYWRAAEYLEQRGYRRYEISNYAWRGYESRHNSNYWDYGYYAGAGLGASGFLPGADGIPRRYTNTRDLDEYIARLDRGEFPRGMSEALDKSTIARELIMLGLRKTEGLDRDKLKALSGADIPDAGLRELSEWVESRDRNIRLTRRGTEIMDYIIEKVWEIVI